The Rattus rattus isolate New Zealand chromosome 1, Rrattus_CSIRO_v1, whole genome shotgun sequence genome includes a region encoding these proteins:
- the Nppa gene encoding natriuretic peptides A: MGSFSITKGFFLFLAFWLPGHIGANPVYSAVSNTDLMDFKNLLDHLEEKMPVEDEVMPPQALSEQTDEAGAALSSLSEVPPWTGEVNPSQRGGGALGRSPWDPSDRSALLKSKLRALLAGPRSLRRSSCFGGRIDRIGAQSGLGCNSFRYRR, translated from the exons gggcttcttcctcttcctggccTTTTGGCTCCCAGGCCATATTGGAGCAAATCCCGTATACAGTGCGGTGTCCAACACAGATCTGATGGATTTCAAG AACCTGCTAGACCACCTGGAGGAGAAGATGCCGGTAGAAGATGAGGTCATGCCTCCGCAGGCCCTGAGCGAGCAGACCGATGAAGCGGGGGCGGCACTTAGCTCCCTCTCTGAGGTGCCTCCCTGGACTGGGGAGGTCAACCCATCTCAGAGAGGTGGCGGTGCTCTGGGGCGCAGCCCCTGGGACCCCTCCGATAGATCTGCCCTCTTGAAAAGCAAACTGAGGGCTCTGCTCGCTGGCCCTCGGAGCCTGCGAAGGTCAAGCTGCTTCGGGGGTAGGATTGACAGGATTGGAGCCCAGAGCGGACTAGGCTGCAACAGCTTCCGG